In a single window of the Deinococcus aetherius genome:
- the rplK gene encoding 50S ribosomal protein L11, with translation MAKKVTGIVKLQLPAGKATPAPPVGPALGQYGANIMGFTKEFNAATADKGDAIIPVEITIYADRSFTFITKTPPMSYLIRKAAGLQKGSATPNKAKVGKLNWDQVLEIARTKMPDLNAGSVEAAANTVAGTARSMGVTIEGAPHA, from the coding sequence ATGGCTAAGAAAGTCACCGGGATCGTGAAGTTGCAGCTTCCGGCCGGCAAGGCGACGCCCGCCCCGCCCGTGGGCCCCGCGCTGGGTCAGTATGGCGCGAACATCATGGGCTTCACGAAGGAGTTCAACGCAGCCACCGCCGACAAGGGTGACGCGATCATCCCCGTCGAGATCACCATCTACGCGGACCGCTCCTTCACCTTCATCACCAAGACGCCCCCCATGAGTTACCTGATCCGCAAGGCGGCGGGGCTCCAGAAGGGCAGCGCCACCCCCAACAAGGCGAAGGTCGGCAAGCTGAACTGGGATCAGGTGCTGGAGATCGCCCGCACCAAGATGCCCGACCTGAACGCGGGCAGCGTCGAGGCCGCCGCGAACACGGTGGCGGGGACCGCCCGCTCCATGGGCGTGACCATCGAGGGGGCTCCCCATGCCTAA
- the rplA gene encoding 50S ribosomal protein L1 — translation MPKHGKRYRALVSKVDRTRQYSIDEAAALVRELATAKFDETVEVHFRLGIDPRKSDQNVRGTVSLPHGTGRSVRVAVITRGDNVAAAEAAGADVVGAEDLIERIANGFLDFDAVVATPDVMALVGQRLARLLGPRGLLPNPKSGTVGTDVAGMVRGLKAGRIEFRNDKTGVVHAPIGKASFESGNLSANYTSLLNALEAAKPGAAKGVYLRSAYLTTTMGPSIPLTLGSQA, via the coding sequence ATGCCTAAGCACGGCAAGCGTTACCGCGCCCTGGTGAGCAAGGTGGACCGCACCCGCCAGTACTCCATCGACGAGGCCGCCGCGCTCGTTAGGGAGCTCGCCACCGCGAAGTTTGACGAGACGGTGGAAGTTCACTTCCGCCTGGGCATCGACCCCCGCAAGAGTGACCAGAACGTGCGCGGCACGGTGTCCCTGCCCCACGGCACGGGCCGCAGCGTGCGCGTCGCGGTGATCACGCGGGGCGACAACGTGGCCGCCGCCGAGGCCGCCGGTGCGGACGTGGTGGGCGCCGAGGACCTGATCGAGCGCATCGCGAACGGCTTTCTCGACTTCGACGCCGTCGTGGCGACCCCCGACGTGATGGCCCTCGTCGGCCAGCGCCTCGCCCGTCTGCTCGGGCCGCGCGGGCTGCTGCCCAACCCCAAGAGCGGCACCGTCGGTACCGATGTGGCGGGCATGGTGCGTGGCCTCAAGGCGGGCCGCATCGAGTTCCGCAATGACAAGACCGGCGTCGTCCATGCCCCCATCGGCAAGGCGAGCTTTGAGTCGGGCAACCTCAGCGCGAACTACACGTCGCTCCTGAACGCCCTGGAGGCCGCCAAGCCCGGCGCTGCCAAGGGCGTGTACCTGCGCAGCGCCTACCTGACGACCACGATGGGGCCGAGCATTCCCCTGACGCTGGGCTCGCAGGCCTGA